One segment of Virgibacillus doumboii DNA contains the following:
- the rpsK gene encoding 30S ribosomal protein S11 → MARKTNTRKRRVKKNIDTGVAHIRSTFNNTIVTITDVQGNSIGWSSSGALGFKGSRKSTPFAAQMAAETAAKTAVENGMKTLEVTVKGPGAGREAAIRSLQAAGLEVTAIRDVTPVPHNGCRPPKRRRV, encoded by the coding sequence ATGGCTCGCAAAACAAATACGCGTAAGCGTCGTGTGAAAAAGAATATTGATACTGGTGTAGCACATATCCGTTCTACGTTTAATAACACAATTGTTACAATTACGGATGTTCAAGGTAATTCGATTGGCTGGAGTTCTTCAGGAGCACTGGGTTTCAAAGGATCCCGTAAGTCAACACCTTTTGCTGCACAGATGGCTGCTGAGACTGCAGCAAAAACTGCAGTGGAAAATGGCATGAAAACATTAGAGGTAACTGTAAAAGGCCCTGGTGCTGGCCGTGAAGCAGCAATTCGTTCACTGCAAGCAGCTGGACTGGAAGTTACAGCAATCCGTGACGTGACACCAGTTCCTCATAATGGTTGCCGCCCGCCAAAACGTCGTCGTGTATAA
- a CDS encoding DNA-directed RNA polymerase subunit alpha: MIEIEKPRIETVEISDDATFGKFVVEPLERGYGTTLGNSLRRILVSSLPGAAVTSVQIDGPPHEFSTVEGVAEDVTTIILNLKKLALKIYSDEEKTLEIDVQSEGKVTAADLTYDSDVEVLNPDLHIATINSKGSLHMKITAERGRGYRPADANNHDDRPIGVIPIDSIFTPVSRVTYQVENTRVGQITNYDKLTLDVWTDGSIRPEEAVSLGAKVFNEHLNIFVGLTDEAQKAEIMVEKEEDQKEKVMEMTIEELDLSVRSYNCLKRAGINTVQELSNKSEEDMMKVRNLGRKSLEEVKVKLEDLGLGLRDDD, translated from the coding sequence ATGATCGAAATTGAAAAACCAAGAATAGAAACGGTAGAGATCAGCGATGATGCTACATTTGGAAAATTCGTCGTCGAACCGCTTGAGCGTGGATATGGTACTACTCTAGGAAACTCCTTGCGTCGTATCCTAGTATCCTCACTTCCGGGTGCTGCTGTTACATCAGTTCAAATTGATGGACCACCACATGAATTTTCAACTGTCGAAGGTGTTGCTGAAGATGTCACAACAATCATTTTGAACTTGAAAAAGCTTGCTCTAAAAATTTACTCTGATGAGGAGAAGACTTTAGAGATTGATGTACAGAGTGAAGGAAAAGTTACGGCTGCAGACCTGACATATGACAGTGACGTAGAGGTATTAAATCCTGATCTGCATATTGCTACTATTAACAGTAAAGGTAGTCTGCATATGAAGATTACGGCTGAACGCGGTCGGGGTTATCGTCCAGCTGATGCGAATAACCATGATGACAGACCGATTGGAGTAATTCCGATTGATTCTATCTTTACACCAGTATCACGTGTAACGTATCAAGTTGAAAACACCCGTGTGGGGCAAATCACAAACTACGATAAATTAACATTGGACGTATGGACAGATGGAAGCATTCGTCCTGAAGAAGCTGTTTCTTTAGGTGCAAAAGTCTTTAACGAACATCTGAATATATTTGTAGGTCTAACAGACGAAGCACAAAAGGCAGAAATTATGGTTGAAAAAGAAGAAGACCAAAAAGAAAAAGTTATGGAAATGACAATTGAAGAACTTGATTTATCTGTCAGATCCTATAACTGCTTGAAACGTGCTGGTATTAATACAGTCCAGGAGCTTTCAAATAAATCTGAAGAAGATATGATGAAAGTACGTAACCTGGGCCGCAAATCACTTGAAGAAGTTAAAGTGAAACTGGAAGACTTAGGCTTAGGCTTACGTGATGACGACTAA
- the rplQ gene encoding 50S ribosomal protein L17: MARKFGRTTDTRMALLRNLATDLIIHERIETTEAKAKELKSIVEKMITLGKRGDLHARRQASAFLYNQEASEDDSVIQKLFNDVAARYEDRQGGYTRVLKLDARKGDGAKTAIIELV, from the coding sequence ATGGCTAGAAAATTCGGCCGTACAACAGACACGCGTATGGCGCTGCTTCGCAATCTTGCTACTGATTTAATTATTCATGAACGGATAGAAACAACAGAAGCAAAAGCGAAAGAACTGAAATCAATAGTAGAAAAAATGATTACACTGGGAAAACGCGGTGATCTTCACGCGCGTCGTCAAGCATCTGCATTCCTGTATAACCAGGAAGCGAGCGAAGACGACAGTGTTATCCAAAAACTCTTCAATGACGTCGCTGCACGCTATGAAGACAGACAAGGCGGATATACACGAGTTCTTAAACTGGATGCTCGTAAAGGAGATGGAGCAAAAACAGCCATCATCGAGCTGGTTTAA
- a CDS encoding energy-coupling factor ABC transporter ATP-binding protein yields MRNKLIEFRNVSFRYGDEQPWVLENCSFEIYENESVAIIGHNGSGKSTIAKLMNGLLFPQKGEIIINGQQVTQETIWDIRKDVGMVFQNPDNQFVGTTVKDDVAFGMENRGIPREEMVKRINQTLLAVGMEDYRTTEPHKLSGGQKQRVAIASVLAISPKVLILDEATAMLDPKGRAEIMKTVTSLQTEEQLSLITITHDLQEVVQAERVIVMNEGEIWDEATPREIFAKKDELRKIGLDVPFVAILSDELQKAGIPITNESLNHEELLEELWISHSKM; encoded by the coding sequence ATGAGAAACAAATTAATAGAGTTTAGAAATGTATCGTTCAGATACGGAGACGAGCAGCCTTGGGTATTGGAAAATTGTTCGTTCGAAATCTATGAAAACGAATCAGTAGCTATTATCGGCCACAATGGTTCAGGAAAGTCAACCATCGCCAAACTGATGAATGGTCTTCTTTTCCCGCAAAAGGGAGAAATTATCATCAATGGTCAGCAGGTGACCCAGGAAACAATCTGGGATATCCGAAAAGATGTTGGAATGGTTTTTCAAAATCCGGATAACCAGTTTGTTGGAACAACCGTAAAAGATGACGTCGCATTCGGTATGGAAAACCGCGGGATTCCACGTGAGGAAATGGTTAAACGGATTAATCAAACCCTGTTAGCCGTTGGTATGGAGGATTACCGTACTACAGAGCCGCACAAGCTATCCGGGGGACAAAAGCAGCGAGTGGCAATTGCAAGCGTTCTGGCCATCTCTCCAAAGGTTCTGATACTGGATGAAGCAACTGCCATGCTCGATCCAAAAGGCAGGGCAGAAATAATGAAAACAGTAACAAGTCTGCAGACAGAAGAGCAGCTTTCATTGATCACGATTACTCACGATCTTCAGGAAGTAGTACAGGCTGAGCGCGTAATTGTGATGAACGAAGGTGAGATTTGGGATGAAGCAACCCCAAGAGAGATATTTGCAAAAAAAGATGAATTACGTAAAATTGGTCTGGATGTTCCATTCGTGGCAATTTTGTCCGATGAATTACAAAAGGCAGGTATACCAATTACAAATGAATCCTTAAACCACGAAGAGCTCTTGGAGGAATTATGGATATCACATTCAAAAATGTAA
- a CDS encoding energy-coupling factor ABC transporter ATP-binding protein: MDITFKNVSYIYQPNTPFAHKAIEDLSFHIPSGSFVAIIGHTGSGKSTLIQHLNGLVRPTEGEVSVGDFHLTNDKKTKNMKELRSRVGVVFQYPEHQLFEETVKKDIAFGPENFGVSNSEIEQRIREISSEVGLTEELLKRSPFDLSGGQMRRVAIAGVLAVKPEVLVLDEPTAGLDPRGQKEMMNMFFDMHKRQGLTTVLVTHSMEDAVKYADHVIILNKGTKYMEGKPEEVFTQKEALQKVQLDVPEVIQFLNAFEDRFGKAIPFNRQPISDIAKEIQQIIKGAESS; this comes from the coding sequence ATGGATATCACATTCAAAAATGTAAGCTATATTTATCAGCCAAATACTCCTTTTGCACATAAGGCAATTGAAGACCTGTCATTTCATATTCCATCTGGTTCATTCGTAGCAATAATTGGACATACCGGTTCCGGAAAATCAACGCTCATTCAGCATTTGAATGGTTTAGTCCGTCCAACCGAGGGAGAGGTCTCAGTAGGTGACTTCCATTTAACAAACGATAAAAAAACGAAAAATATGAAAGAATTGCGCAGCCGTGTGGGAGTTGTTTTCCAATACCCGGAACACCAATTATTTGAGGAGACCGTTAAAAAAGATATCGCATTCGGCCCGGAGAATTTTGGTGTTTCGAATAGTGAAATCGAACAGCGTATCAGGGAAATTTCATCTGAAGTAGGTTTAACGGAAGAATTATTGAAACGTTCACCTTTCGACTTAAGTGGAGGACAGATGCGCAGAGTTGCCATTGCAGGAGTGTTGGCTGTTAAGCCGGAAGTTCTTGTTTTGGATGAACCAACTGCAGGACTTGACCCGCGCGGACAAAAAGAAATGATGAATATGTTTTTTGACATGCATAAGCGGCAGGGGCTGACTACAGTGCTTGTAACGCATAGTATGGAGGATGCTGTAAAATATGCCGATCATGTCATTATTTTGAACAAAGGTACGAAATATATGGAAGGGAAACCGGAGGAAGTGTTTACGCAGAAGGAAGCACTTCAGAAGGTTCAGCTCGATGTACCGGAAGTCATTCAATTTCTGAATGCTTTTGAGGACCGATTCGGAAAAGCCATTCCATTTAACCGGCAGCCAATATCAGACATTGCAAAAGAGATTCAGCAAATCATAAAGGGGGCTGAATCTTCGTGA
- a CDS encoding energy-coupling factor transporter transmembrane component T family protein translates to MNNSLIIGQYVPGESLVHRLDPRTKITIIFFFVLIVFFANNVLSYGILTVFALASTFTTRIPLHFIMKGLMPVWFLIVFTFILHLVVTKEGTVLFEVLGFSIYSGAIIQGFAISMRFFLLILVTSLLTLTTTPIEITDAIEDMLHPLKKIKFPVHELALMMSISLRFIPTLMQETEKISRAQSSRGVDFRTGPVKERIKAVVPLLVPLFVSAFKRAEELAMAMEARGYQGGEGRSKLRELKIDKRDIAIYSLFIIVVAGLFFTRNY, encoded by the coding sequence GTGAACAATTCTTTAATCATTGGTCAGTACGTCCCTGGTGAGTCGCTGGTTCATCGACTGGATCCACGGACAAAGATAACCATTATCTTCTTTTTCGTATTAATTGTATTTTTTGCGAATAACGTGCTGAGTTATGGCATTCTCACAGTATTTGCTCTGGCAAGCACATTTACAACAAGGATACCACTCCACTTTATCATGAAAGGTTTAATGCCTGTCTGGTTCCTGATTGTATTTACGTTTATTTTGCATCTTGTTGTTACAAAGGAAGGTACCGTATTATTCGAAGTTCTCGGTTTCAGCATTTATTCTGGCGCGATTATACAAGGTTTTGCAATATCAATGCGGTTCTTCCTGCTTATTCTTGTCACATCACTTTTGACATTAACGACAACGCCGATTGAGATTACGGATGCCATCGAGGATATGCTCCATCCGTTGAAAAAAATAAAGTTCCCTGTTCACGAACTTGCACTGATGATGTCTATTTCATTGCGATTTATCCCAACACTTATGCAGGAAACAGAGAAGATCTCAAGAGCACAGTCATCACGTGGTGTTGATTTCCGGACCGGACCGGTAAAAGAACGTATTAAGGCTGTCGTACCGCTGCTGGTGCCACTGTTTGTAAGTGCGTTTAAACGTGCAGAGGAATTGGCAATGGCGATGGAGGCACGCGGCTATCAGGGCGGCGAGGGACGAAGTAAATTGCGCGAATTAAAAATTGATAAGCGTGATATAGCTATCTATAGTTTATTTATCATAGTTGTTGCTGGATTATTTTTTACAAGGAACTATTAG
- the truA gene encoding tRNA pseudouridine(38-40) synthase TruA: protein MAKIKCIISYDGTNFSGFQIQPRNRTVQGELEKALTRIHKGEYIRIHPSGRTDTGVHAKGQVIHFETSYDLQVNNWKMAMNTLLPKDVYVRAVEIVSEAFHARYDVVEKEYRYYIWNEQETDVFKQNYAYQFPYTLDLQAMKDACRHFEGNHDFTTFSSAKATTRGSKVRNMYEVSCNMEGSQIEFIFRGSGFLYNMVRIITGTLLDVGQGRRRPADIGELLEKKDRRLVGDTVPAQGLYLWKVTYKQQN, encoded by the coding sequence ATGGCAAAAATTAAATGTATCATAAGCTACGACGGTACAAATTTTTCTGGCTTTCAGATCCAGCCTCGTAATCGTACCGTACAGGGAGAGTTGGAGAAAGCCTTAACGAGAATTCATAAAGGGGAGTATATCCGTATTCACCCATCAGGAAGAACAGATACAGGGGTTCATGCTAAAGGACAAGTTATTCATTTTGAAACTTCCTATGACCTCCAGGTAAATAATTGGAAAATGGCAATGAATACCCTTTTGCCAAAAGACGTTTATGTTCGGGCAGTAGAAATAGTATCAGAGGCATTCCATGCACGATATGATGTTGTGGAGAAGGAATACCGGTATTACATTTGGAATGAGCAGGAAACAGATGTCTTTAAACAAAATTACGCCTATCAATTCCCGTATACACTGGATCTTCAGGCAATGAAGGATGCATGCCGGCATTTTGAAGGGAACCATGACTTCACAACTTTTTCTTCAGCAAAGGCAACAACAAGAGGCAGTAAAGTTCGTAATATGTATGAAGTATCATGCAATATGGAAGGCAGCCAGATTGAATTTATCTTTCGCGGGAGTGGCTTTTTATATAACATGGTCCGGATCATTACAGGGACATTGCTTGATGTTGGACAAGGAAGACGCAGGCCGGCTGATATCGGTGAATTATTGGAAAAAAAAGACCGCCGACTTGTTGGTGATACGGTTCCGGCACAGGGTCTTTATCTATGGAAAGTAACGTACAAACAACAGAATTGA
- the rplM gene encoding 50S ribosomal protein L13 — MRTTFMANEANIERKWLVVDAEGKRLGRLASEVAAILRGKHKPTYTPHADTGDHVIIINAEKIELSGNKMTDKMYYRHSNHPGGLKARNATEMRTKYPEQMMELTVKGMLPKGPLGRKMGKKLHVFRGPEHNHQAQKPEVYELRG; from the coding sequence ATGCGCACAACTTTCATGGCGAATGAAGCGAACATTGAACGCAAATGGCTTGTTGTGGATGCTGAAGGCAAACGGTTAGGCCGTTTGGCTAGTGAGGTTGCTGCAATCCTTCGTGGAAAGCATAAACCAACGTATACACCACACGCTGATACTGGTGATCATGTGATCATTATCAACGCCGAAAAAATAGAACTGTCAGGTAATAAAATGACTGACAAAATGTATTATCGTCATTCAAACCACCCAGGTGGTCTTAAAGCACGTAACGCTACTGAAATGCGTACAAAATACCCTGAACAAATGATGGAGCTTACTGTTAAAGGCATGCTTCCAAAAGGTCCATTAGGCCGTAAAATGGGTAAAAAATTGCACGTATTCAGAGGCCCTGAACACAATCATCAAGCACAAAAACCAGAAGTTTACGAGCTTCGTGGATAA
- the rpsI gene encoding 30S ribosomal protein S9: MAQVQYYGTGRRKRSTARVRLVPGTGRVIINKRDVADYFPYETQRIILNQPLVATETQGTYDVLVNVDGGGFTGQAGAIRHGVARALLEADPEYRATLKREGYLTRDARETERKKYGLKGARRAPQFSKR; the protein is encoded by the coding sequence TTGGCACAAGTACAATATTACGGTACAGGTCGTCGTAAACGTTCAACTGCACGCGTACGTCTCGTTCCAGGAACTGGCCGTGTGATCATCAACAAACGTGATGTGGCAGACTATTTCCCGTATGAAACACAACGTATTATTCTAAATCAACCACTTGTAGCAACCGAAACACAAGGCACATATGACGTATTGGTTAATGTGGACGGTGGAGGATTTACTGGCCAAGCTGGTGCTATCCGTCACGGTGTTGCTCGTGCACTTCTGGAAGCAGATCCGGAATACCGTGCAACATTGAAGCGTGAAGGATACCTGACACGTGACGCACGTGAAACAGAACGTAAGAAATACGGTCTTAAAGGCGCTCGTCGTGCACCACAATTCTCAAAACGTTAA
- a CDS encoding GNAT family N-acetyltransferase produces the protein MNQIKTLTDFNQIFALSQFAFQYELSDEAFSKKKEEAQRHIIWGWMDDNNQLAAKLHLIPLSCYINGQAFQMGGISSVATWPEFRRQGAAKNLLHHALKYMQNNGQTISFLHPFAFSFYRKYGWEHFISEKIYDIPIVKLKRSWEGKGYVRRINESDIDLLHTIYTEYAKNYNGTLVRDEKWWKQRVLNGNYHIAAAYNEANHAEGYIIYNVKENAVHVAEIADTSLNGKQLLLEFIANHDSMAKRVEMIVPENDNLPLLVDEPKFDQKINPYFMARIVDVFAFLKQYPFLESNVQAITLKVTDDFLPENNGVYQLSQIGEDTKVTFMRHQDHQNVVHVSIQYLTSMLMSYKRPMELFNAGLIEGKQEHVEQLEKVIPNRQTFFPDFF, from the coding sequence TTGAACCAAATCAAAACACTGACAGATTTCAACCAAATATTCGCTCTATCCCAGTTTGCCTTTCAATATGAGCTATCGGATGAGGCATTTTCGAAAAAGAAAGAAGAAGCCCAGCGGCACATTATCTGGGGTTGGATGGATGACAATAATCAGCTTGCCGCAAAACTGCACCTTATTCCATTGTCCTGTTACATAAACGGTCAAGCTTTCCAAATGGGCGGCATTAGTTCGGTTGCAACATGGCCCGAGTTCCGGCGGCAGGGAGCGGCAAAGAACCTGCTTCATCATGCTTTAAAATATATGCAGAATAACGGACAGACAATTTCTTTTCTTCATCCGTTTGCGTTCTCCTTTTACCGGAAATATGGCTGGGAACATTTCATTTCCGAAAAAATATATGACATCCCAATTGTGAAGCTGAAAAGGTCCTGGGAAGGGAAAGGTTATGTGCGCCGGATCAATGAGAGTGACATTGATTTGCTTCATACTATTTACACGGAATATGCCAAAAATTACAATGGCACACTTGTCCGGGACGAAAAATGGTGGAAGCAGCGTGTGCTGAACGGCAACTATCATATTGCGGCCGCTTACAATGAAGCGAACCATGCAGAGGGCTACATAATTTATAACGTGAAGGAGAATGCGGTGCACGTTGCAGAAATAGCCGATACATCGCTTAATGGTAAGCAGCTGCTCCTTGAGTTCATTGCAAACCATGATTCGATGGCTAAAAGGGTAGAAATGATTGTACCGGAAAATGATAATCTTCCGCTTTTGGTTGATGAACCTAAATTTGATCAAAAAATAAACCCTTACTTTATGGCACGCATTGTTGATGTTTTTGCGTTTTTGAAGCAATATCCGTTTCTGGAATCCAATGTACAAGCAATTACATTGAAAGTCACGGATGATTTTTTACCGGAAAACAATGGCGTTTATCAGTTGTCACAAATTGGAGAAGACACAAAGGTAACATTCATGAGGCATCAGGACCATCAAAACGTCGTTCACGTTTCTATCCAATATTTAACTTCCATGCTCATGAGCTATAAACGCCCAATGGAACTGTTTAATGCCGGACTGATTGAAGGAAAGCAGGAACACGTTGAACAGCTGGAAAAAGTCATACCAAATCGGCAAACCTTTTTCCCTGATTTCTTTTAA
- a CDS encoding zinc ribbon domain-containing protein, whose translation MVKVKPHYTSQNCSGCRNQVKKSLSIRTHICTDCEPYLTVIIMRRLTSKKLD comes from the coding sequence TTGGTTAAAGTAAAACCCCATTACACCAGTCAAAATTGTTCAGGTTGTCGCAATCAAGTAAAAAAGTCACTCTCCATTCGTACCCATATCTGTACGGATTGTGAACCATACTTGACCGTGATCATAATGCGGCGCTTAACATCGAAAAAACTGGACTAG
- a CDS encoding helix-turn-helix domain-containing protein has product MILNYKYEIYPTEKQVQLLDSWISICRQQYNSALLDKQHYYKKHKKGLSRYCLQKQQAKDKKKVAVLKSVPSQPLQEVWLK; this is encoded by the coding sequence GTGATTCTAAATTACAAGTACGAAATATACCCAACTGAAAAGCAAGTACAACTATTAGATAGCTGGATATCCATCTGTCGTCAGCAGTATAACTCTGCGCTCTTGGACAAACAACATTATTACAAGAAACATAAAAAGGGGCTGTCTCGATACTGCTTACAAAAACAACAAGCAAAAGACAAAAAGAAAGTTGCTGTTTTGAAAAGTGTTCCATCCCAACCGTTACAAGAGGTTTGGTTAAAGTAA
- a CDS encoding efflux RND transporter periplasmic adaptor subunit yields the protein MNRRKIFIALIIIFVAVNGLLILLDDTGKVDRVSYVHEWSETFEKDMYEKIETAGVLATVNEKNVYFDEDKGSFKEFLVEKGNNVNVGDGLFTYEVRDYYETKAHLESEQTRLNGEITAIEQAIDTMSFYQIPETDFSADYEDENANLEITGRSVDANYMKEQYLAEKEKELAQKNAQLQSIQAQLSELESTGETITVESPFEGEVVETSEALDNPVISIRDMQLQAEGELTEHERMNVEMNMPVEIAIRENDKVLQGSLEKISDSPKTVNIHGTSLYPFHAAFAEDAKTESLLPGLHADLSIITNESPDATVVKEKQIFDNSLWKMTSEGKLHKQDIKTGIQMDNIIEVTKGAESGEWVADEDKSQFRNAAPFVTPLKLENIQWKRLGKYDNVNWEKYFIIGMLSR from the coding sequence ATGAATCGGAGAAAAATCTTCATAGCGCTGATAATTATTTTTGTGGCAGTAAATGGTCTGCTCATTCTTTTGGATGATACAGGTAAAGTGGATCGGGTATCCTATGTCCATGAATGGTCAGAGACGTTTGAAAAAGATATGTATGAGAAGATTGAGACAGCAGGTGTTTTGGCTACGGTAAACGAAAAGAACGTTTATTTTGATGAGGACAAGGGTAGCTTTAAGGAATTTCTGGTTGAAAAAGGTAATAATGTGAATGTTGGTGATGGGCTGTTTACTTATGAGGTACGCGACTATTATGAAACCAAGGCCCATCTGGAAAGCGAACAAACCAGGCTGAATGGTGAGATTACAGCTATCGAGCAGGCAATTGACACCATGTCTTTTTATCAAATTCCGGAAACTGATTTTTCTGCTGATTATGAAGACGAGAATGCCAATCTTGAAATTACCGGCAGGTCGGTTGATGCGAACTATATGAAGGAACAATATCTGGCTGAGAAGGAAAAAGAACTCGCCCAGAAGAATGCCCAGCTGCAAAGCATCCAGGCACAGCTATCGGAACTTGAATCAACTGGAGAAACGATCACAGTGGAAAGTCCATTTGAGGGTGAAGTTGTTGAGACGTCAGAAGCACTTGATAATCCTGTCATATCGATTCGGGATATGCAATTGCAGGCGGAAGGCGAACTAACAGAGCACGAGCGGATGAACGTGGAAATGAATATGCCTGTCGAAATTGCCATTAGAGAAAATGATAAAGTTTTACAAGGTTCACTGGAAAAAATCAGTGATTCGCCGAAAACAGTAAATATCCATGGAACCAGCCTGTATCCATTTCATGCGGCATTTGCAGAGGATGCTAAAACGGAAAGCCTGCTACCGGGATTGCATGCGGATTTGTCGATTATCACAAACGAATCGCCTGATGCCACGGTTGTTAAAGAGAAGCAAATTTTCGATAATAGTTTGTGGAAGATGACAAGCGAGGGTAAGTTGCATAAACAGGATATCAAGACAGGTATTCAAATGGACAATATCATTGAGGTGACAAAAGGGGCAGAGTCCGGTGAATGGGTAGCCGATGAAGATAAATCACAGTTTCGTAATGCTGCACCCTTTGTTACGCCATTGAAGCTGGAGAACATACAATGGAAACGATTAGGGAAATATGATAATGTAAATTGGGAAAAGTACTTTATTATAGGAATGCTTTCAAGATAA
- a CDS encoding DUF948 domain-containing protein, with protein MDLVYVGVLFCALAFALVIIYISLVLKRVSKTMETLGETLGEVEEKMQRITPQLRTTVNETGKIVDDLNEKVAVADNLFDTLENIGTSLNACNQLLNRETKKLPEYTSSKDLDKVTEGIKWGDIALRLYKKWNNKDGKNELVVQDENLPVKK; from the coding sequence ATGGATTTAGTCTACGTTGGCGTATTATTTTGTGCATTGGCATTTGCTTTGGTCATCATCTATATTTCCCTCGTATTGAAACGTGTATCAAAAACGATGGAGACGCTTGGTGAAACGTTAGGTGAAGTGGAAGAAAAAATGCAGCGTATTACGCCGCAATTACGAACTACAGTAAACGAAACCGGAAAAATAGTAGATGATTTAAATGAAAAAGTTGCAGTGGCTGATAATTTGTTTGATACTCTTGAGAATATAGGAACTTCACTGAATGCATGTAATCAGCTATTGAACCGAGAGACCAAAAAACTCCCTGAATATACATCATCTAAAGACTTGGACAAGGTTACAGAAGGTATTAAATGGGGTGACATTGCACTCCGGTTATATAAAAAATGGAATAACAAAGACGGGAAAAATGAATTAGTCGTTCAGGATGAGAATCTTCCAGTAAAAAAATAA
- a CDS encoding DUF948 domain-containing protein, producing the protein MSLAGIGVIFIGVAFLVLAVYLSWTLNNLANVLRGIEKTVDQLPDQLDDIFRETGTLLNNTNDTITDVNKKLRTISPLFYIVEDVGEMSRKLTTPLANFSVSMKKKSEEKDKAE; encoded by the coding sequence ATGAGTTTAGCCGGTATAGGTGTAATTTTTATAGGTGTGGCTTTTCTTGTGTTAGCCGTTTACCTGTCATGGACGTTGAATAATTTGGCAAACGTTCTGCGGGGAATTGAAAAAACAGTTGATCAATTACCGGATCAGTTGGATGATATCTTTCGGGAAACCGGAACACTTCTTAATAATACGAATGATACGATAACAGACGTGAATAAAAAACTTCGAACAATCAGTCCATTATTTTATATTGTAGAAGATGTCGGAGAAATGTCCAGAAAGTTAACCACACCATTAGCAAATTTCAGTGTATCCATGAAAAAGAAGTCGGAAGAAAAGGATAAAGCCGAATGA
- a CDS encoding DUF948 domain-containing protein, with protein MDWLGIGVLIIGLALLGLVVLLVKPLKNLTSVIASLQKTTDPLPQQIADVTGTLKSTLSNVNDTLHSVNKQMNRLGPILAIVGNIMETAGKLSSTLVNISGDMSDKAEKDSVVKQKNLEWIYGAAALGYCIFQRKK; from the coding sequence ATGGATTGGTTAGGTATTGGGGTACTTATTATTGGGCTCGCACTCCTTGGATTGGTAGTACTATTGGTTAAGCCGCTTAAGAATCTTACATCGGTTATTGCAAGTCTGCAAAAAACAACAGATCCGCTTCCACAGCAAATTGCCGATGTAACCGGTACGTTAAAAAGTACGCTTAGCAACGTAAATGACACACTGCATTCAGTAAATAAGCAAATGAACCGTTTAGGCCCGATTCTGGCAATTGTCGGAAATATTATGGAAACTGCAGGCAAACTTTCATCCACCCTGGTAAATATTTCAGGTGACATGAGCGATAAAGCGGAAAAAGATAGTGTCGTAAAACAAAAAAATCTTGAATGGATATACGGCGCAGCAGCATTAGGTTATTGTATTTTTCAGAGGAAAAAATAA